A genome region from Desulfurella sp. includes the following:
- a CDS encoding ribonuclease R family protein, with protein sequence MSKKHKNKKIYIKGLFKIEKTYYSIITDKNTYSIEKEFFDFSDKFAQDSDEVEALFIWAKHPKAKLLNVAKRYNKYVVGYIKKINSNYFFEPLKTKFLIKLSGKAEEGKLVKARIIQQKNTEFAEIVEVYSNSSLDDELIVIDKYSLPTEFSPEVEKELQSINEPNEEDFIGRSDFRNLRTITIDGADAKDFDDAIDVEFLKNGYRLYVHIADVSYYVKDNSAIEKSAFERGFSVYFPQNNIPMLPRKLSDDICSLVPDKDRLAFTVIIDFDKKGNRKSFNFTKSIIRNKNRLTYDFVENCLKGLADCEENLKSYLQKIKILAKILRARRFLKGSLDLDIKEATFIINNNKIVNVIQKPRLFSYSIIEEFMLAANKAVADYLNNKTIFLRRIHEKPQITKLLDLSNQLKEMGYAFPKKPNAKKMQKFIWSIEETKRSIISKIILKSMERAEYSLEEIPHFALGFENYTHFTSPIRRFPDLIVHKILQATLLNKKKYSYKKLETIVKQVQKRELVTEAAEYFAKDIKQARLIEKYIGKIFNGTIVYMVESGMFVELKEIFAEGFLPYSALKDDFYTFFHQKQLIIGRKTKNIFRLGDPIKVKPVKVDIYEGKIDLELVYKE encoded by the coding sequence ATGTCTAAAAAACACAAAAATAAAAAAATTTATATAAAAGGTCTATTTAAAATAGAAAAAACATATTACTCAATAATTACAGACAAAAATACTTACAGTATTGAAAAAGAATTTTTTGATTTTTCAGATAAATTTGCTCAAGATAGTGATGAAGTTGAAGCACTTTTTATTTGGGCAAAACATCCAAAAGCAAAATTGTTAAATGTTGCAAAAAGGTACAATAAATATGTAGTTGGTTATATAAAAAAAATAAATTCTAATTATTTTTTTGAACCTTTAAAAACAAAATTTCTTATTAAACTCTCGGGAAAAGCTGAGGAAGGTAAGCTTGTTAAAGCTAGAATTATACAGCAAAAAAATACTGAGTTTGCAGAAATTGTTGAAGTCTACTCTAATTCATCTTTAGATGACGAATTAATTGTAATAGACAAATATAGCTTGCCAACAGAATTTAGCCCGGAAGTTGAAAAAGAACTTCAATCTATAAATGAACCAAACGAGGAAGATTTTATTGGAAGAAGTGATTTTAGAAACTTAAGAACCATAACTATTGATGGTGCTGATGCTAAAGATTTTGATGATGCAATTGATGTGGAGTTTTTAAAAAACGGTTACAGATTATATGTGCATATTGCTGATGTAAGTTATTATGTTAAAGATAACAGCGCAATTGAAAAAAGCGCTTTTGAACGAGGCTTCAGTGTCTATTTTCCTCAAAATAACATACCAATGCTTCCAAGAAAACTTTCTGACGATATTTGCTCACTTGTACCGGATAAAGACAGACTTGCTTTCACAGTTATTATAGATTTTGATAAAAAAGGCAATCGAAAATCTTTTAATTTTACAAAAAGCATCATAAGAAACAAAAATCGTCTTACATATGACTTTGTTGAAAATTGTTTGAAAGGTTTGGCAGATTGCGAAGAAAATCTAAAGTCTTATTTACAAAAAATAAAAATTTTAGCTAAAATTTTGCGCGCAAGGAGGTTTTTAAAAGGAAGTCTTGATTTGGATATTAAAGAAGCCACTTTTATAATAAATAACAACAAAATAGTAAATGTCATACAAAAACCAAGGTTGTTTTCTTATTCAATAATAGAAGAATTTATGTTGGCTGCGAATAAAGCTGTTGCCGACTACCTAAACAATAAAACAATTTTTTTGCGTAGGATACATGAAAAACCGCAAATAACCAAACTTTTGGATTTAAGCAATCAACTCAAAGAAATGGGTTATGCATTCCCTAAAAAACCAAATGCAAAAAAAATGCAAAAATTTATCTGGTCAATAGAGGAAACAAAAAGAAGCATTATATCAAAAATTATTTTAAAAAGCATGGAAAGGGCAGAATACTCACTAGAGGAAATCCCGCATTTTGCGCTTGGATTTGAAAACTATACACATTTTACATCACCCATTAGACGCTTTCCTGATTTAATAGTGCACAAAATACTTCAAGCTACATTGCTTAATAAAAAAAAATACTCATATAAAAAACTTGAAACCATAGTCAAACAAGTCCAAAAAAGAGAACTTGTAACAGAAGCTGCTGAATACTTTGCAAAAGATATAAAGCAAGCAAGACTTATTGAAAAGTATATCGGTAAAATTTTTAACGGTACAATTGTTTATATGGTAGAAAGTGGTATGTTTGTTGAACTAAAGGAAATATTTGCAGAAGGTTTTTTACCGTATAGTGCTTTGAAAGATGATTTTTATACATTTTTTCACCAAAAACAGTTGATCATTGGAAGAAAAACAAAAAATATTTTTAGGTTGGGGGATCCTATAAAAGTTAAACCTGTAAAAGTTGATATTTATGAAGGAAAAATAGATTTAGAGCTAGTATATAAGGAGTAA
- a CDS encoding DUF370 domain-containing protein, protein MKVCVNIGFGNIVNKERVIAILNPDSTPIKKLKDEFKNTGKIIDATKGKKTRAILITDSGHIIMSAIAPQTLAERINET, encoded by the coding sequence ATGAAAGTTTGTGTTAATATTGGTTTTGGTAATATTGTAAATAAAGAACGCGTAATTGCCATATTAAATCCAGATTCAACACCAATCAAAAAATTAAAAGATGAGTTTAAAAATACTGGTAAAATAATTGATGCTACAAAAGGGAAAAAAACACGCGCCATATTGATAACAGACTCAGGACATATTATAATGTCTGCAATTGCGCCCCAAACCTTGGCTGAGCGCATAAACGAGACATAG
- the gmk gene encoding guanylate kinase: protein MIIIISSPSGVGKTTVAKVLEKSNFERIVTYTSRPKRPIETEGVDYYFIEKDKFNELAKEGFFAEFSLVHDNFYGISKESLKSNSKHKILTIDVQGASKIKQIMPSVVTIFLLPPSFEEWMKRITKTQRNNLDIRLKNAIKELDEVWNFEYAIVNYSVEKTVKQIQTIVYCEEVKCKENIKSLINELKSNIKRYEED, encoded by the coding sequence ATGATTATTATTATTTCAAGCCCAAGTGGCGTGGGTAAAACAACAGTTGCAAAAGTACTTGAAAAATCAAATTTTGAGCGTATAGTAACCTATACTTCAAGACCAAAACGTCCAATTGAAACAGAAGGTGTTGATTATTATTTTATAGAAAAAGATAAATTTAATGAATTGGCTAAAGAAGGTTTTTTTGCAGAGTTTTCATTAGTGCATGATAATTTTTATGGGATATCAAAAGAATCTTTGAAGTCAAACTCCAAACATAAAATACTTACCATAGACGTTCAAGGTGCTTCTAAAATAAAGCAAATTATGCCTTCTGTTGTAACAATTTTCTTGCTTCCGCCTTCTTTCGAAGAATGGATGAAAAGAATAACCAAAACTCAAAGAAATAACCTTGATATTCGCTTAAAAAATGCTATAAAAGAATTGGACGAGGTGTGGAATTTCGAGTATGCAATTGTGAATTACTCAGTAGAAAAAACCGTTAAACAAATTCAAACAATAGTTTATTGCGAAGAAGTAAAATGTAAAGAAAATATAAAAAGTTTAATAAATGAGCTAAAGTCTAACATTAAGCGATATGAGGAGGATTAA
- the rpoZ gene encoding DNA-directed RNA polymerase subunit omega has product METTVELVYKALEHIESKYALVKAAAIRTHALYRGDKPLINIKPNTHKNTVIALKEIAQGYWSIK; this is encoded by the coding sequence ATGGAAACAACCGTTGAGCTTGTATATAAGGCGTTAGAACACATTGAAAGTAAATATGCTTTAGTAAAAGCAGCAGCAATTAGAACCCATGCACTCTATAGAGGAGATAAACCTCTTATAAATATTAAACCAAATACACATAAAAATACTGTTATAGCATTAAAAGAAATAGCTCAAGGATATTGGAGTATAAAATAG
- a CDS encoding RelA/SpoT family protein yields MEYKIEPEIEIAYKDLIETIKDACLKQQKINFNFEIINKAFLFAYEKHKTQKRASNESYIIHPINTAKIVTRLILDENTIAAALLHDVLEDTQTKEEEIENAFGSDILMLVKALTKIESLQYKSVEQKQADNFRKLLISIANDLRVILIKLADRLHNMRTIVYLNEEKRQRIARETLDIYAPMAHRLGIYWLKSELEDRSFEIIDYKTYNKIKSYLENILEKKEEYIRFIENSLKEDLLQNNIKCEVNGRVKHIYSIYTKMQRKNVDLDSIYDFVAFRIITDTERDCYNALGVVHKLYKPLPNRFKDYIALPKQNMYQSLHTTVFGPGDVILEIQIRTKKMHEINEEGLAAHWRYKEGKKFNLNDKMFVWLRKLLENTQSESSQEFLRNMKNDLESGEIYVFTPAGDLKVLPRGSTCVDFAYEIHTQIGDMCTGAKVNNKIVPLRHELQSGDIVEILTSPSHKPSRD; encoded by the coding sequence TTGGAGTATAAAATAGAACCAGAAATTGAGATTGCTTATAAAGATTTAATAGAAACTATAAAAGATGCATGTCTAAAGCAACAAAAGATTAATTTTAATTTTGAGATTATAAATAAAGCTTTTTTGTTTGCCTACGAAAAGCACAAAACTCAAAAGCGTGCTTCAAATGAAAGTTACATTATCCACCCAATTAATACAGCAAAAATTGTAACCAGACTGATATTAGATGAAAATACAATAGCAGCTGCTCTATTACACGATGTTTTAGAAGACACACAAACAAAAGAAGAAGAAATAGAAAATGCTTTTGGATCTGATATATTGATGCTAGTTAAAGCATTAACTAAAATTGAATCTTTACAATACAAAAGTGTTGAACAAAAACAAGCGGATAATTTTAGAAAACTTCTAATCTCAATTGCAAATGATCTAAGGGTTATTCTTATAAAACTGGCAGACAGATTACACAATATGCGTACCATTGTTTATTTAAATGAAGAAAAAAGACAAAGAATAGCCCGTGAAACACTTGATATCTATGCACCTATGGCCCATAGACTTGGAATATACTGGCTTAAAAGTGAACTTGAAGACAGAAGCTTTGAAATTATAGATTATAAAACTTATAATAAAATAAAATCTTACCTCGAGAATATTTTGGAAAAAAAAGAAGAATACATAAGATTTATAGAAAATTCTTTAAAGGAAGATTTATTGCAAAACAATATTAAATGCGAAGTTAATGGACGAGTAAAACACATATACAGTATATATACAAAAATGCAAAGAAAAAATGTTGATCTTGATAGTATTTATGATTTTGTAGCTTTTAGAATCATAACAGACACAGAAAGAGATTGCTACAATGCATTGGGTGTTGTGCACAAGCTTTACAAACCCCTACCAAATCGTTTTAAAGACTACATTGCTCTTCCCAAGCAAAATATGTACCAATCACTACACACAACTGTATTTGGTCCGGGTGATGTCATACTTGAAATCCAGATTAGAACAAAGAAAATGCATGAAATAAACGAAGAAGGTTTGGCTGCTCATTGGCGCTACAAAGAAGGCAAAAAATTTAACCTAAATGATAAAATGTTTGTGTGGCTAAGAAAACTCCTTGAAAATACACAAAGTGAAAGTTCACAGGAATTTCTAAGAAACATGAAAAATGATTTGGAAAGTGGCGAAATATACGTATTTACACCTGCTGGCGATTTAAAAGTTCTACCTAGAGGTTCAACCTGTGTTGACTTTGCATATGAAATTCATACTCAAATTGGAGATATGTGTACAGGTGCTAAAGTTAATAATAAAATAGTGCCTCTAAGGCATGAATTGCAAAGTGGTGATATTGTAGAAATCCTAACAAGCCCATCTCATAAGCCTTCAAGGGAC
- a CDS encoding RelA/SpoT AH/RIS domain-containing protein, with the protein TSKARNKIKQSVRELEKQEMVTIGKNLLSKELLRHNITLTSYLKSKTFKDTLSSLGFAKEDDLFENIGLKKINPQNLLSSLEPQKDTKKKEIDAQAKSEFMITIDGTNNFDIKLAKCCSPVVGDEIIGYISKNGVIMIHRIDCENIAKIGYNSERLIKAQWQESKKKVKTILTVHAKDTLGLISKISSAIANLNINITDFKMKKKSEKDIFLLEIEVSSIKEINECISALSKEPSIIKVERGLKKDFRRGE; encoded by the coding sequence ACATCAAAGGCAAGAAACAAAATAAAACAAAGCGTAAGAGAATTAGAAAAACAAGAAATGGTTACAATAGGTAAAAATCTATTATCAAAAGAATTGTTAAGGCATAATATAACACTTACTTCCTATCTTAAGTCTAAAACTTTTAAAGATACGCTTTCTAGTTTAGGATTTGCAAAGGAAGATGACTTATTTGAAAATATAGGACTAAAAAAAATCAATCCCCAAAACCTGCTAAGCTCTTTAGAACCCCAAAAAGATACAAAGAAAAAAGAAATCGACGCTCAGGCAAAATCCGAATTTATGATTACTATTGACGGAACAAATAACTTTGATATAAAATTAGCAAAATGTTGCAGTCCTGTTGTAGGAGATGAAATTATTGGCTATATCTCAAAAAATGGCGTTATTATGATACATCGAATTGATTGTGAAAATATTGCAAAAATTGGCTATAATTCTGAGCGTCTTATTAAAGCTCAATGGCAAGAATCCAAAAAGAAAGTTAAAACAATCCTCACTGTACACGCAAAAGATACACTTGGTTTAATATCAAAAATTTCTTCTGCAATAGCAAATTTAAATATTAATATAACAGATTTTAAAATGAAAAAAAAATCAGAAAAAGACATATTTTTACTTGAGATAGAAGTATCAAGCATCAAAGAAATAAATGAATGCATAAGCGCACTATCAAAAGAACCGAGCATTATTAAAGTTGAACGAGGATTAAAAAAAGATTTTAGAAGAGGAGAATAA
- a CDS encoding rod shape-determining protein — protein MTSLLGKLINYFSNDIAIDLGTANTVVYANGKGIILNEPSVVAVKKESNGVEKVLAVGKEAKEMVGRTPGNITAIRPMKDGVIADFEIAERMIRYFIKKSKNSRTIFKPRIIIAVPHGITQVEKKAVKDAANDAGAREVYLIEEPMSAAIGAGLPVQEAIGSMIVDIGGGTTEVAVISLGGIVNSVSIKCGGDRLDAAIASYIKKKYSVLIGESSAENIKINYGSAYPQENDSQKISIKGIDLITGIPTSIEITVEEIRDAIKEPIQLIVNAVKDALEQTPPELASDIVDNGITLTGGGSQIKGLDTLISKETGLSVKVFEQPLLAVVLGAGKVLENLDFLSEVTIE, from the coding sequence ATGACTAGCTTGTTAGGTAAACTTATTAATTACTTTTCAAATGACATAGCAATTGATCTTGGAACAGCAAACACAGTTGTTTATGCAAATGGCAAAGGTATTATACTAAACGAACCAAGTGTTGTTGCAGTAAAAAAAGAATCAAATGGTGTTGAAAAAGTATTGGCAGTAGGTAAAGAAGCTAAAGAAATGGTTGGTAGAACACCAGGTAATATTACAGCAATAAGACCTATGAAAGATGGAGTTATTGCAGATTTTGAAATAGCAGAGCGAATGATAAGGTATTTTATAAAGAAATCAAAGAATTCAAGAACAATATTTAAACCAAGAATTATAATAGCTGTACCTCATGGAATTACTCAAGTTGAAAAAAAGGCAGTAAAGGATGCAGCTAACGACGCAGGAGCAAGAGAAGTATACTTAATAGAAGAACCAATGAGTGCAGCAATTGGCGCTGGCCTTCCTGTCCAGGAAGCAATTGGTTCAATGATAGTAGATATTGGCGGCGGTACTACAGAAGTTGCCGTTATTTCGCTTGGCGGTATTGTAAATAGTGTTTCTATTAAATGTGGTGGTGATAGATTGGATGCAGCTATAGCCAGCTACATAAAGAAAAAATATTCTGTACTAATTGGCGAATCAAGCGCAGAAAATATTAAAATAAATTATGGAAGCGCTTATCCTCAAGAAAATGACAGCCAAAAAATATCAATTAAAGGCATTGATTTAATAACAGGCATACCAACCTCAATAGAAATTACGGTAGAAGAAATAAGAGATGCAATCAAAGAACCTATACAGTTAATTGTTAATGCTGTAAAAGATGCGCTTGAGCAAACTCCACCCGAACTTGCAAGTGATATTGTAGACAATGGTATTACTTTAACTGGCGGTGGATCTCAAATAAAAGGTTTGGATACACTTATTTCAAAAGAAACTGGTTTATCTGTAAAGGTTTTTGAACAACCGCTACTTGCTGTTGTATTAGGAGCTGGAAAAGTACTTGAAAATCTTGATTTTCTAAGTGAAGTTACAATTGAATGA
- the mreC gene encoding rod shape-determining protein MreC produces MKKLIIYALLALILSLINYYTNFSFFVAKSLLYIANPVETQSFYALDLISNVVKQYIVLQNTQKENKHLKNEVNKLNLENKILQAKLRNIDTAIAPNLIKCPFIFKDFSDINYIYIKSNAPEKDILHKTVVSQKLNLVGTVESKVGNLYAVKTIFNSNFVADCFIVNDGKYYRGIFKGSINQPKIEFLNTQSHIQKNDLVITSGLIGNIPPNINIGTVEKIYEVRGFYKVALVKVDKTFLNDSFVFVVN; encoded by the coding sequence ATGAAAAAACTTATTATATATGCTTTACTTGCTCTTATTCTTTCTCTTATAAATTACTATACAAATTTTAGTTTTTTTGTAGCAAAGAGTTTATTGTATATTGCAAATCCAGTTGAAACTCAAAGTTTTTATGCTTTAGATTTAATTTCAAATGTTGTAAAACAATATATAGTCTTGCAAAATACCCAAAAAGAAAATAAACATTTAAAAAATGAAGTCAATAAATTAAATTTAGAAAATAAAATTTTGCAAGCAAAACTTCGCAATATTGATACTGCCATTGCACCTAATTTAATAAAATGTCCATTTATATTTAAAGATTTTTCTGATATTAATTATATATATATAAAATCAAATGCGCCAGAAAAAGACATCCTTCATAAAACCGTAGTATCTCAAAAACTCAATTTAGTTGGAACAGTGGAATCAAAAGTAGGCAATCTCTATGCAGTAAAAACAATATTCAATAGTAATTTTGTAGCAGATTGTTTTATAGTAAACGACGGTAAATATTACAGAGGCATTTTTAAAGGTTCAATCAATCAGCCTAAGATAGAATTTTTAAATACACAAAGCCATATACAAAAAAATGATTTAGTAATAACATCTGGTTTGATAGGTAATATACCACCAAATATAAATATCGGTACAGTTGAAAAGATCTACGAAGTTAGGGGTTTTTACAAAGTCGCTTTGGTTAAAGTTGACAAAACATTTTTAAATGATAGTTTTGTTTTTGTGGTTAATTAA
- the mrdA gene encoding penicillin-binding protein 2: MPRKIDIPVSKNFTTAKNYIKFILLIATIIIIGRLFYLQVINYNQYNEMAKNNCLRLIGIRPARGEILTSDNYIIASNEPSFTLYFTKNIKTDPKEIDLLSKILNEPKEKIEKKINSISYFSTQILANNLSHNQVFEILSHKNTLKNVDVEIEPKRVYLGNPYIYASVVGYIQEANQEDIKKGAIPGSYVGQMGVEKIFNKQLEGVWGYKEVERNVSGTTVKVLGQQNPIKGENIRLTINYKAQQIAYDALGKYKGAVVILKSNGDVLALVSKPSFNPNDFVKGISETEWKQLQEGDKISLFNRAVQGAYPPGSTIKPFLIFAALQKGIITPDTYLYCPYEIKIGKYTFKDWKPGGFGKINLYTALAGSSDVFMYQIGMKLGIKTIDEYLQKFGFGKSVGLFGYESKGIIASPKYKYEMYHTPWYLGDTITSAIGQAYTLVTPMQLAVAFSIIANDGIAYKPRISDIQPHTILYDIKKGKKNFEIIKDALELTVSSPIGTAQNAYIPNLTICGKTGTAQVVTSQQLNTLLVNSNWDLNKIRKYLPQAWFASFAPKHHPQIIMVVFLEHGYDSSYAAAVSKKIYEGMLKYHLIEPNK, from the coding sequence ATGCCAAGAAAGATTGATATCCCTGTATCAAAAAATTTTACCACAGCAAAAAATTACATTAAATTTATTTTACTTATAGCAACAATTATAATTATAGGCAGGTTATTTTATCTACAGGTTATAAACTATAACCAATATAATGAAATGGCAAAAAATAACTGTTTGCGACTTATTGGGATAAGACCGGCACGTGGCGAAATTTTAACTTCTGATAATTACATTATTGCATCAAACGAACCGTCATTCACATTGTATTTTACAAAAAATATTAAAACTGACCCAAAAGAAATAGATCTATTATCAAAAATCCTTAATGAACCTAAAGAAAAAATTGAAAAAAAAATTAACTCCATCAGCTACTTTTCAACTCAAATACTGGCAAATAATTTAAGTCATAATCAGGTTTTTGAAATATTATCACACAAAAATACATTAAAAAATGTTGATGTTGAAATAGAACCAAAAAGGGTTTACCTTGGAAACCCATATATTTACGCAAGCGTTGTAGGATATATTCAAGAAGCCAATCAAGAAGACATTAAAAAAGGTGCAATTCCAGGCTCATATGTTGGGCAAATGGGCGTTGAAAAAATATTTAATAAACAGCTAGAAGGCGTTTGGGGCTATAAAGAAGTTGAACGCAATGTTTCCGGTACAACAGTAAAGGTTTTAGGCCAGCAAAATCCAATAAAAGGAGAAAATATACGATTAACCATAAACTATAAAGCTCAGCAAATAGCCTATGATGCACTTGGAAAATATAAAGGGGCAGTTGTTATTCTAAAAAGTAACGGTGATGTGTTAGCCCTGGTAAGCAAACCATCTTTTAATCCCAATGATTTTGTTAAAGGCATAAGTGAAACTGAGTGGAAACAATTACAAGAAGGTGATAAAATTTCCCTTTTTAATAGAGCTGTTCAGGGTGCATACCCTCCAGGCTCAACAATCAAACCTTTCTTAATTTTTGCTGCACTTCAAAAAGGCATTATAACGCCTGATACCTATTTATACTGCCCTTACGAAATTAAAATTGGCAAATATACTTTTAAAGATTGGAAACCGGGTGGTTTTGGCAAAATTAATCTATATACAGCTTTAGCTGGATCATCAGATGTTTTTATGTACCAGATAGGTATGAAATTGGGTATAAAAACTATTGATGAATATTTGCAGAAATTTGGGTTTGGTAAAAGTGTAGGTTTATTCGGGTATGAATCAAAAGGAATTATTGCTTCTCCAAAATACAAATATGAAATGTATCATACACCATGGTACTTAGGAGATACAATTACAAGTGCTATTGGTCAAGCTTACACGCTTGTTACGCCAATGCAGCTTGCTGTTGCATTTTCTATAATAGCAAATGATGGAATTGCCTATAAACCACGAATAAGTGATATCCAGCCCCATACGATTTTATACGACATTAAAAAAGGAAAAAAAAATTTTGAAATTATAAAAGATGCACTCGAGCTAACCGTATCAAGTCCAATTGGTACAGCACAGAATGCCTACATTCCAAACTTGACCATATGTGGCAAAACAGGCACAGCACAGGTTGTAACAAGCCAGCAACTAAATACATTACTTGTAAATAGCAACTGGGATTTAAATAAAATCAGAAAATATTTACCTCAAGCATGGTTTGCTTCATTTGCCCCCAAGCATCACCCTCAGATAATTATGGTAGTGTTTTTAGAACATGGCTACGATAGTTCCTATGCAGCAGCTGTTTCAAAAAAAATTTATGAGGGAATGTTAAAATACCATTTAATAGAACCTAATAAATAA